One segment of Streptomyces bathyalis DNA contains the following:
- a CDS encoding VOC family protein: MPAEIDSLDHVQLAAPPGSEDALRAYYAGTLGMTEIPKPPVLAARGGCWFSAGSVVLHLGIEEDFRPALKAHPGIRVRGLTALAARLTDAGASVLWDDDLPGHRRFYSHDPAGNRLEFLEPALGV, encoded by the coding sequence ATGCCCGCGGAGATCGACTCCCTGGACCATGTGCAGCTCGCCGCGCCACCGGGCTCGGAGGACGCCCTGCGCGCGTACTACGCGGGCACGCTCGGGATGACGGAGATCCCCAAGCCCCCGGTGCTCGCCGCACGCGGCGGCTGCTGGTTCTCGGCGGGCTCCGTCGTGCTGCACCTGGGGATCGAGGAGGACTTCCGTCCCGCGCTGAAGGCCCATCCCGGCATCCGCGTGCGCGGCCTCACGGCCCTGGCCGCACGCCTCACCGACGCCGGCGCGTCCGTCCTCTGGGACGACGACCTCCCCGGCCACCGCCGCTTCTACTCCCACGACCCGGCGGGCAACCGGCTGGAGTTCCTGGAGCCGGCGCTCGGGGTGTGA